The Synechococcus sp. BL107 nucleotide sequence CCAATTCGCCATGAAGCGCCTACTCAGAATCAAACCAGCCCAGTCCGCCTGTCCGATCCAGCATCAAAATCGTCAATCTCAGCGTCGGATCCAGAACCCAATGCTCAACTGATTCAAAGAGCACCCCAATCGACGATTGAACCTCCCTCGGAATCACCGACAGATCCAGACGACTGGAGCGAAGAGCTGACTGCCATTGATTTCGAGTTAAAGCGCGTTGGATGGACAAGAGATGAGGAGCGTCAGTACCTGGAGCGCGCATTTGGACACGGCAGTCGTCATCGGTTGACGCGGTATGCCGACCTGGTTGCGTTTCTGAGGCAATTACGTCAGATCCAACCGGGTGAAAGCCCCGATCAATCCGCGGTCCCGATTCATCGCGGTGAGTTGATTTCACAAGGGGATCAAATGTTGTTGACACTTGGTTGGACAGGAGAACAAGCGCGTTCATTCCTTCAGCAGACTCTAAATTCGATCAGTCGACAACATTTAAGCGATGAACAATTGCTGCAACTTAATATGCTTCTTGAAGAACAAATACTCAACAATTCCTGATAAATCGGCTTTATAATTCCTGTCATGGCCAATGATGAGCTCCAAACTGTCTTCTCAAAAGATTAATATCTAAATATCGCCACTTCAATAATTTGCACATTTTGCATATTGCTCACTGTGAGCAAAACCAAATCGACTGATCGGAGACATTGAGTTGCCTAGAGCGAGTGATCTACGGCGAGAGTGGCCCAATGTCAACATCCAACTGTTGGCATAGGGCTTCTTTTTTGGTGTGCATTGATAGCTCAAAAGCAATTTGCGTAATTTTTTACGTCATGCAGTCTTATATTTCTAAGTTTCAGAACTATTATTTAGTAATGACATTCATGTTAAAAAAATTATCTAGATTCATTCGAGCAAGGCAATTTTATCCATACTTGAACCGACACATTGAACGACATAGCCCTGCATTCCATTTGCATCGATATTAGGAATGAGTTTTAGAAGAAAACCATTAATCCAAGCAGTCTGTTCGTTATTTTCTTCATGCCCGCGATCAAGGAATCCCTCCTTTTGATTCATTAGATACAATAAAAGTTGTAAGACATCTTTTCTGGACAAATTTTCTGGATCAATAGAAGGAAGATCTTCCCTCACATCCATAAATAATATATGAGCAGAGAAATCAAAGTCACTTTTCATTACTGTTTAGCGAGTTAATGCGTTTAAACGAGAAAAAGGAATCGGATATTCCTAACATTGACACCCTACCACTCTTAATTGGTTTTAAAATCATTTGCGATGAAATCTAATCAACACTATCTCAGCCCTTATAGAATTTTATGGAGGTTTTGCTTTTTTGCCATCTCGTGAATGACTGAGACGATTGCTATTTATAACTTGATCCGTTCATTCAGGGCTAAGATTTCTAACTTTAAAGGGTAAGCTTTAGCATTTTTAATGTAAGACAGAATAATTAAACTCTTCATTAAATAGACTTGGTTTAAAAGTAGAAGTCTATCTTTTGCAAGCGTCCCTTTGATTTATGCACCTTGATTTCTACTAACCAATAATGTGTGCTTCGAATATCTTACCTAAGTAATTTGTCTTGAACGCCTTAACGGAGGTGGAGGACTCGGATCGAACAGCAATGGGATTGAGGAAGCAATCAGCACACTTCCTACAGCGAGAAGCACCATGAGAGGAATCGGCTTAACAACGGGCTGTTTCTCCAAGGGTGTACGACATGTTGCGCAGATCGGGATCGCACCTTTAGGGGGGCGCAGAACAAGAGCTGGACCGCAGCAGCATGAAGGGCAGCGGTATCGAGGCATTCAGTTAAAACGAACTAGAAACCAATCCTAAAAGAACTCTTCTCACTCAGCTGAATCTCAAATCCAGAACATCGCTATGTGCATCGAATAATTAAAAAGATGATGTCTACTAACTTAAATCTGAAGCTAATAGTCTAATCCCGAAAATAATTCTCGATGCACTGCAAAAGTGTGATACAGCGTCGTACCTGATGTGGGCGAAATCTCTATTCCATCACAGTTATAAACGATACAACAAACCAAATTCCCATCCCAAGCTATTGCGTCTTCACTTATAGATTTTGACCAAGATTTTATTTTTGAAAAATGTTCAGGCATTTTCTCACCAATTTTCTCACAGGCTTTGGCCAAGAGCCAAAGAGCAGGAGGCTTTGAGGGGAGCGACAAATCTTTCCTCATTTTTAATTCATCAAAAACGCCCGTGTATCTAATATAATCAATGATTGATTCTTCTTCTTCGGTTAAGAATGAAGATGCCAATGCTTGATTAAACTTAGCAACTTCAAGGATGGGTCTTGTCATCGGCACTAAGTTTTTCATTGAATATTTGATGAGTCGACCCTAACATTCTAACAACGGACTCCTTGCGTATTTACTGTGCTGAAGATTAGATGTGATCACATTATTTAAGTTGTATTTTTAATCCCAATCAAAATTGGATTGATGTCCACTGGTTGTTGCTTACGCTGATGATCATGCACACGCGTCGTTGTATCACTCCCTTGCTGATGGCGCTTGAAGGTGCATCAGCGCAGGCGCAACCAACCTTGACCCGGGATGCAAGATCGATTGTTGCTGGCGGGCAATGATTGGCTCCAACACGTTTCAGTATCAATATTGGTACGCCAAATACACGATTTCTCCCGGAATTCGTTCATATGTCCCATTGCCAACAGTCCGGCTTCACCCGTTGCGAAGATCAAGCATCTTCGTTGTGAGCCCATGCCTCTTCGTTCCCTGGTGCATCAGCTGCGGGACGGGGCGCTCACTGGCGAATTGTTAGAGCGGAGCCGTCGGTCAGAGCGGCTCCTGATGCGAGGAGCCGGTCGTAATTGCCGAGCGCTTGTGGCTAGCGCGATGGCCCAACGGGATGGCTCGCCCTTGCTCGTTGTGGTTCCCACGTTGGAAGAAGCGGGTCGTTGGACTGCTCTTCTCGAGCTGATGGGTTGGTCAATAGCCAGTCTTTATCCAACAAGTGAGGGGTCTCCCTATGAGCCATTTGATCCCACCAGTGAAATTATTTGGGGTCAATTACAGGTTCTCAGTGACCTGCTGAATGATCCCGAATCAAGCGGTCGCGCGATTGTTGCCACAGAACGGTCTCTGCAACCTCATCTGCCACCACCAGACGCTTTAAAGACGACCTGTCGTGTCCTGACTCGGGGGGATGAGGTTGATCTGGACTCGCTTGCTGAAACACTTGCGAAACTCGGATATGAACGTGTTTCGACGATTGATCAGGAAGGGACTTGGAGTCGTCGGGGTGACATTGTTGATATTTTTTCAGTCAGCAGTGAGTTACCTGTTCGACTTGAGTTTTTTGGGGAAGAACTTGTCAAGTTACGTGAGTTCGATCCATCAACGCAGAGATCTCTTGACCCTATTGATCAGTTAAGACTGACTCCCACTGGCTTTAATCCACTTATTGCAGATCAGCTACGCGCCACGATGCCGGATGGTTTGTCGGCATTACTGGGGGATCAAGCCACCGATGAACTCCTCGAGGGTGGAACCCCAGAGGGGATGCGTCGCCTGATGGGATTGGCCTGGAATGAGCCCGCTTCCCTCTTGGATTATCTCCCCGATGTCACCACCGTTGTGATCGATGAACGGCGGCAGGGTCTTGCCCATGGTCAGCTTTGGCTGGATCACGCCATTGAGCACCACAAGGAAATGGCGATCGAGGCTGGTCTTTCTGAGCAGGATCGTGATTTGCTCTGGCCTGGAGTTCTTCATCGTGACGTTGGTGCTGCATATGGCTTTGCGGAAGTGTTTGATGGGTTTGATCTTGCGGAATTGCTCGAAGAGGACAACCATCCAAACTCCTTCGATTTCGCGAGTCGGCCTGTTCCTGCATACCCCAATCAATTCGGCAAACTCGGTGAATTAATCAAGGGTTTTCAGACAGATCGGATGGCCGTTTGGCTGATTTCGGCCCAGCCAAGTCGTGCTGTCGCCCTTCTTGAAGAGCACGATTGCATCAGTCGATTTATTCCAAACGCTGGCGATCTTCCCGCCATTGGGCGACTCATCGAACAAAACACCCCCGTTGCCCTCAAGGCAAAGGGCAACGCAGAGCTTGAGGGGGTGCTCTTGCCCGCTTGGCGCATCGCACTCGTTACAGATCGAGAGTTTTTCGGACAACAAACCCTTACCTCCACCGGGTATGTCCGACGACGGCGCAAAGCCGCGAGTCGCACGGTCGATCCCAACAAAATGCGACCAGGCGATTTTGTTGTCCATCGAAACCATGGAATTGGTCGTTTTAAAGCCATGGACAAACTCGCTTTATCCGGAGATGTCCGCGACTATCTGGTCGTTCAATACGCCGATGGAATCCTTCGTGTAGCGGCTGACCAATTGGGAAGCTTGGGTCGTTACCGGGCGACGAGTGAATCACCGCCTCAACTCAGTCGCATGGGTGGGGCAGCTTGGACGAAGGCCAAAGACCGGGCCAAAAAGGCCGTTCGGAAGGTCGCTCTTGATCTGGTGAAGCTCTATGCCGAACGCCAACAGTCAAATGGATTTGCGTTCCCTCCGGATGGTCCATGGCAGACAGAGCTAGAAGAGTCATTTCCGTATGAACCCACCCCCGATCAATTGAAGTCCACCACGGATGTGAAGCGAGATATGGAGAGGGCCGAACCCATGGATCGTTTGGTCTGTGGAGATGTTGGCTTCGGTAAAACTGAAGTGGCGATTCGTGCCATTTTCAAAGCCATTACTGCTGGAAAGCAGGTCGCCATGTTGGCGCCCACAACAGTCTTGGCTCAACAACATTGGCGAACTCTCTCTGAACGATTTGCCCCCTATCCGATCAAGGTTGCACTCCTTAATCGCTTTCGTACAACAACGGAACGTAAAAGTATTCTTGAAGGTTTAAAACAGGGCACCATTGACGCAGTCGTGGGAACTCATCAACTTTTAAGTAAGGGAACAAGCTTTCAACAGCTTGGACTCCTTGTTGTTGACGAAGAACAGCGTTTTGGAGTCAATCAAAAAGAAAAAATCAAAGTTCTCCGTAAGGATGTCGATGTTTTAACCCTGTCTGCTACACCCATTCCACGAACTCTTTACATGAGCTTGTCGGGCGTTCGGGAAATGAGTTTAATCACAACTCCACCTCCCCTTCGTCGACCGATTAAGACGCACTTAGCCTCCCTCGATCCAGAGGCCGTACGAAGTGCCATCCGACAGGAATTGGATCGTGGGGGTCAAGTGTTTTATGTAGTCCCCCGCGTGGAAGGCATTGAAGATGTAGCCACGGGCCTTCGTGCCATGCTTCCTGGGCTCAAACTTCTTGTTGCCCATGGTCAAATGGCCGAGGGAGAGTTGGAAAGTGCCATGGTGGCCTTCAATGCTGGTGAAGCAGATGTGATGCTTTGCACCACGATTGTGGAGAGTGGTCTTGATATACCGCGTGTTAATACAATTTTGATTGAAGATGCACATCGATTTGGATTAGCGCAGCTTTATCAACTGCGCGGTCGTGTGGGTCGCAGTGGTATTCAGGCCCATGCCTGGCTGTTTTATCCCGGAAATGCGTCCCTTAGTGATAATGCCCGACAACGACTCCGTGCCATTCAGGAATTCGCTCAACTGGGGAGTGGCTATCAATTAGCAATGCGAGATATGGAGATCCGAGGTGTCGGAAATCTTCTTGGCGTTGAACAAAGTGGTCAGATGGAAACGATTGGCTTTGATTTGTATATGGAGATGCTTCAGGAGTCTTTGGCTGAGATCCAAGGACAAGATATTCCATCGGTGGATGACACCCAAGTGGACTTACCCGTCACTGCTTTTGTTCCTGCCGATTGGATCACGGATCCCGATGAAAAAATTGCTGCCTACAGGGCAGCAGCCGACTGCGCGTCCTCCGAAGCATTGGTGGAATTAGCAGCGGGCTGGGCCGATCGATATGGGGCCATTCCTGCTGCTGTTCAGTCGCTGTTGCAACTCATGGAGTTGAAGATGTTGGCGAAACGATGCGGTTTCTCCAGGATCAAGCCGGAGAAACCAAACATCGTGCTGGAAACCCCAATGGAAGAACCAGCCTTCCGGCTGCTGCGTCAGGGACTGCCGCAACACCTCCACGGTCGCTTTGTCTATCAAGCCGGGAGTGGTCTTCAGCACAAGGCATTAGCTCGTGGCCTTGGTGCACTCCCGATGGAGAAACAATTGGAGCAACTGATGGATTGGCTCAAGCTGATGTCAGCTCAAATCCCAGACACAGAAGGGCTAACGGCTGACCAGCGGGAACGCAAAAGAGCCGAGAAAAACGATCAGGTCCTCAGGGTGTAGGCCCTCGCCCCACGACTTTCTGAGAAAAACTTCACAGACCCGCAATTCTTCGTTACATTGGGAACAGGTTTAGGTCTTTCATGGGCGAATTCATTGAAATCGGTGTCAATGGGGCGTCAATGCAAGTTGTCAGCGGTGTCTTCTGTGCTGCAGCTCTTGGACTCTATGCATTAATGCAACCCGACCCTTCCGACGACGATGATTCCAACGGTGGCGGCGGTGGCGGCTTGATGCAGCCAATTTCCTAGTTCTGCATTGAACTAAACAAGTTTGTTGAATTAGTTTTTCAATATCGATTCAAATTTCTCTTTAGTTTAGTTTAATTTATTAGTCAATATTTTTAGAGCTTGTACATATTGAGAATCTTGACTCGTACCTAGTTTTTCTATTGTGAAATCCTTGAGCTGTTTCTCAGTCATTTCCGATTTAACATCTGGTTCAATTCCATTTTTATGAATATCGGTTCCCTTGGGGGTTAGATACTTCGCAATCGTCACGGTTAGTCCAGAACCATCAGATAATCCCCGCACTGCCTGAACCAAACCTTTACCGAATGTTTTTTGGCCAACCAATTTTGCTCGAGCATTATCTTGCAGAGATCCAGATAAGATTTCACTGGCACTGGCTGATCCTTGATCGATCAAGACAACCAAGGGCTTATCTGTGATGGCACTGCCTGTGGCCCGTCGTACATCACGTATGCCTTCTCGCGTTTGTGTGCTCACAATGATTCCCTCATTCAACCATTGGCGAGCAATGTCAATGCTCGCTTCTAACAGTCCCCCAGGGTTTCCTCTCAGATCAAGGACATAGCCATCAACGTCTTGGTCTTCAAGCGACCTTGCAGCTTCTCGCATTTCCTTGGCTGCATTCGCATTAAATTGCTTAAGGCGAATATATCCAATTTTACGTTGATCTTGTGTTGTATTTAGCTTGTAGGAAACCGCATTAATCTCAATCCGATCTCGAGTTAAAGGGAAATCTATGATTTCGCCACCACGACGAAGTCCTAAAACAACTTCAGATCCTTCAGGACCACGAATTAACTTAACGGCATCTTCTGTACTCATCCCTTTTGTGGATCTCCCATCAATGGTTACAATTACGTCCTTCGAAAGAACACCTGCTCGTGATGCAGGAGTTCCTTCAATCGGAGACACAACAACTAATTCCTTAGTTGCTTTGTCAAGACTCAATTGAATGCCCACTCCCATCAACTCGCCGGACGTATCAATTCGCATCTCCTTGAATTGTTTCGGGTCCAGGAAACGGGTGTATGGATCATTCAAGCTCGCAAGCATTCCACGAATTGCTTCGTAGGACTCAGCGCTACCGGCAAACGATTTTTGGAGAAGGTTTCGACGTAATTGACGCCAAGTTTTCTCATCGTAATCACCACTTGAATCGAGATAATCTCGATAAACGATCTGCCAAACCTGATCGATCACCTCTTTCGGGCTATCGCTAATCGATCCTCCGCTAGCGCTCGGGAGGGTCAACCCGGGTGCACCCAACGTGACTGCTGTGGTAACTCCACCTAAACCCAGAATTAGCAGTAGAGGTGTTGTGCGAAGAAAGGATCGCAACTTCACTGACTTAGCCATATCCGTCTTGTCTTAAGTCTGTGCGTTCAGATTACCGAGTTTCATCAGGATCGACCCAGAGACCATCCTCCTGAATCAATTGGATCAGGGCTTGAACACCTTCTTTTTCTGGAACTTTACGAATTTCTTCTCGACCTCGGTACAAAGCAATGGTTCCAGGTCCTTTACCCACATAGCCATAGTCGGCGTCGGCCATCTCACCTGGACCGTTCACAATGCATCCCATCACAGCGATGTCGAGACCTTTTAGATGAGATGTGGCGTTACGAACTTTATGGAGGACATCCTCCAGGTTGAACAACGTGCGGCCACAACTCGGACAGGCAATGTATTCAACCATTGTCTTTCGTAAGCCGAGAGACTGAAGAATTGAATAACAAACAGGGATCTCTTTTTCGGGCGCTTCGGTGAGTGAAACACGGATGGTGTCCCCCAACCCCTCTGCTAGAAGCGTGGCAATTCCTGCCGTACTTTTAATACGGCCATAATCGCCATCCCCAGCCTCAGTTACCCCAAGGTGAAGTGGATAATTGAATCCTTCCTGA carries:
- the mfd gene encoding transcription-repair coupling factor translates to MPLRSLVHQLRDGALTGELLERSRRSERLLMRGAGRNCRALVASAMAQRDGSPLLVVVPTLEEAGRWTALLELMGWSIASLYPTSEGSPYEPFDPTSEIIWGQLQVLSDLLNDPESSGRAIVATERSLQPHLPPPDALKTTCRVLTRGDEVDLDSLAETLAKLGYERVSTIDQEGTWSRRGDIVDIFSVSSELPVRLEFFGEELVKLREFDPSTQRSLDPIDQLRLTPTGFNPLIADQLRATMPDGLSALLGDQATDELLEGGTPEGMRRLMGLAWNEPASLLDYLPDVTTVVIDERRQGLAHGQLWLDHAIEHHKEMAIEAGLSEQDRDLLWPGVLHRDVGAAYGFAEVFDGFDLAELLEEDNHPNSFDFASRPVPAYPNQFGKLGELIKGFQTDRMAVWLISAQPSRAVALLEEHDCISRFIPNAGDLPAIGRLIEQNTPVALKAKGNAELEGVLLPAWRIALVTDREFFGQQTLTSTGYVRRRRKAASRTVDPNKMRPGDFVVHRNHGIGRFKAMDKLALSGDVRDYLVVQYADGILRVAADQLGSLGRYRATSESPPQLSRMGGAAWTKAKDRAKKAVRKVALDLVKLYAERQQSNGFAFPPDGPWQTELEESFPYEPTPDQLKSTTDVKRDMERAEPMDRLVCGDVGFGKTEVAIRAIFKAITAGKQVAMLAPTTVLAQQHWRTLSERFAPYPIKVALLNRFRTTTERKSILEGLKQGTIDAVVGTHQLLSKGTSFQQLGLLVVDEEQRFGVNQKEKIKVLRKDVDVLTLSATPIPRTLYMSLSGVREMSLITTPPPLRRPIKTHLASLDPEAVRSAIRQELDRGGQVFYVVPRVEGIEDVATGLRAMLPGLKLLVAHGQMAEGELESAMVAFNAGEADVMLCTTIVESGLDIPRVNTILIEDAHRFGLAQLYQLRGRVGRSGIQAHAWLFYPGNASLSDNARQRLRAIQEFAQLGSGYQLAMRDMEIRGVGNLLGVEQSGQMETIGFDLYMEMLQESLAEIQGQDIPSVDDTQVDLPVTAFVPADWITDPDEKIAAYRAAADCASSEALVELAAGWADRYGAIPAAVQSLLQLMELKMLAKRCGFSRIKPEKPNIVLETPMEEPAFRLLRQGLPQHLHGRFVYQAGSGLQHKALARGLGALPMEKQLEQLMDWLKLMSAQIPDTEGLTADQRERKRAEKNDQVLRV
- a CDS encoding S41 family peptidase; this translates as MAKSVKLRSFLRTTPLLLILGLGGVTTAVTLGAPGLTLPSASGGSISDSPKEVIDQVWQIVYRDYLDSSGDYDEKTWRQLRRNLLQKSFAGSAESYEAIRGMLASLNDPYTRFLDPKQFKEMRIDTSGELMGVGIQLSLDKATKELVVVSPIEGTPASRAGVLSKDVIVTIDGRSTKGMSTEDAVKLIRGPEGSEVVLGLRRGGEIIDFPLTRDRIEINAVSYKLNTTQDQRKIGYIRLKQFNANAAKEMREAARSLEDQDVDGYVLDLRGNPGGLLEASIDIARQWLNEGIIVSTQTREGIRDVRRATGSAITDKPLVVLIDQGSASASEILSGSLQDNARAKLVGQKTFGKGLVQAVRGLSDGSGLTVTIAKYLTPKGTDIHKNGIEPDVKSEMTEKQLKDFTIEKLGTSQDSQYVQALKILTNKLN